The proteins below come from a single Roseiflexus sp. RS-1 genomic window:
- the amrB gene encoding AmmeMemoRadiSam system protein B, whose product MDIRPSPIAGSWYPSNPAHLQHEIDRYLAQAEPPVLPGKVWGVLAPHAGVRYSGPIAAWAFACVRGRTPEIIVIASPWHRGGPTPLITTGHTAYETPLGIVPVDNNAIAQLDEALRRRAGFGLTPRRHDDEHAVEIELPFLQRVFGSFWLLPVMLADQSAVTSAALGAALAETLRGRDALLVASSDLSHYEPEPVARRLDAGLLRRVEAFDPDAVIAAEAEGVGYACGSGAIAAVLWACRELGANRVTILRYGTSGDVERAAPWVVGYGAAAIWQAAYSEVQNR is encoded by the coding sequence ATGGATATTCGTCCATCCCCAATCGCCGGGAGTTGGTACCCTTCAAATCCTGCGCACCTGCAACACGAGATTGATCGTTACCTGGCTCAGGCGGAACCGCCAGTGCTACCGGGAAAGGTATGGGGAGTGCTGGCGCCGCATGCCGGCGTGCGCTACTCAGGTCCGATCGCTGCGTGGGCTTTCGCCTGTGTACGCGGCAGAACACCGGAGATTATCGTCATCGCATCACCCTGGCACCGCGGTGGACCAACGCCACTGATCACTACCGGACACACCGCCTACGAAACGCCGCTTGGCATCGTTCCTGTCGATAACAATGCCATTGCGCAACTCGACGAGGCGCTGCGACGACGGGCGGGGTTTGGTCTGACGCCGCGCCGCCACGATGATGAACACGCGGTCGAGATCGAACTGCCGTTTCTCCAGCGCGTGTTCGGTTCGTTTTGGTTGCTGCCGGTAATGCTGGCGGATCAGAGCGCCGTTACCTCGGCTGCGCTCGGCGCTGCGCTGGCGGAAACGCTGCGTGGGCGGGATGCGCTTCTCGTCGCCAGTTCCGATCTGTCGCACTATGAACCGGAACCGGTGGCGCGTCGCCTCGATGCCGGGTTGCTGCGGCGAGTTGAAGCCTTCGATCCGGATGCCGTCATTGCTGCTGAGGCGGAAGGGGTCGGATATGCGTGCGGCAGTGGCGCGATAGCGGCTGTCCTGTGGGCATGCCGCGAACTGGGCGCGAACCGGGTGACTATCCTGCGCTACGGCACATCCGGCGATGTTGAACGCGCAGCGCCGTGGGTCGTCGGATATGGGGCGGCGGCTATCTGGCAGGCGGCATACAGCGAAGTGCAGAACAGGTGA
- the hpf gene encoding ribosome hibernation-promoting factor, HPF/YfiA family: protein MDLIVKSRNGKISERQRQHIEQKLSRLDRYLDRIAQVTVEHMEEMRRNEGNVHRVQVTVVGDHGVLVRAERRAPELYAAIDEVYDTLQRQIERYKDKHWRRGKLRRQGGQIVEALPELAAPSLADTQEEEERPRIVRTKEFQVKPMYSDEAVEQMELLGHNFFIFQDADTGKLNVLYRRQDGNYGLIVPEVSS from the coding sequence ATGGACCTGATCGTGAAAAGCCGCAATGGCAAAATCTCGGAGCGTCAGCGTCAACACATTGAGCAAAAACTCTCACGTCTCGACCGGTATCTCGACCGGATCGCTCAGGTGACGGTCGAGCACATGGAAGAAATGCGGCGCAACGAGGGGAATGTCCATCGCGTGCAGGTGACGGTTGTTGGTGATCATGGCGTTCTGGTGCGCGCCGAGCGACGGGCGCCGGAACTCTACGCCGCGATCGATGAGGTGTATGATACGCTCCAGCGTCAGATCGAGCGCTACAAGGATAAACACTGGCGGCGAGGAAAACTGCGCCGTCAGGGCGGGCAGATTGTCGAGGCGCTGCCCGAACTGGCCGCTCCCTCGCTCGCCGACACCCAGGAAGAGGAGGAGCGACCTCGCATCGTCCGCACGAAGGAGTTCCAGGTCAAACCGATGTACAGTGACGAAGCGGTAGAGCAGATGGAACTGCTGGGCCACAACTTCTTCATCTTCCAGGATGCGGACACTGGCAAACTGAATGTGCTCTACCGCCGCCAGGATGGCAATTATGGTCTGATCGTGCCAGAAGTCAGCAGTTGA
- a CDS encoding SDR family NAD(P)-dependent oxidoreductase, whose amino-acid sequence MRLADRTAVVTGAASGIGRAVAVSLARRRCHLALVDINQAGLEHTAALVATHGVRVSCHRLDVADAAAVAALPDAVCHIHASVDVLVNSAGVAVWGTFEQVSAADFEWLFGINVHGLVRMTRAFLPLLKASDDARLVNVSSVYGLVAPAGQAAYAASKFAVRGFSEALRHELAHTSVGVTVVIPAGVATSISRHARRPATLSDEEFAQGMARARRLLKLPPEIAGETIVRGIEERKARVLIGADARLIDLLVRIAPVSYWRIMQLVMRR is encoded by the coding sequence ATGCGTCTTGCGGATCGGACAGCAGTCGTCACTGGCGCAGCGAGCGGCATCGGGAGAGCCGTCGCTGTGTCGCTGGCGCGGCGGCGTTGCCATCTTGCCCTGGTAGATATCAACCAGGCGGGACTGGAGCACACTGCGGCGCTGGTTGCGACCCACGGCGTGCGCGTCAGTTGTCACCGCCTGGATGTAGCTGATGCGGCAGCGGTCGCAGCGCTTCCCGATGCGGTATGTCACATCCACGCCAGCGTCGATGTGCTGGTCAACAGCGCTGGCGTCGCCGTGTGGGGAACGTTCGAGCAGGTCAGCGCCGCCGACTTCGAGTGGCTGTTCGGTATTAACGTGCATGGTCTGGTGCGCATGACACGCGCGTTTCTGCCGCTCCTGAAAGCGAGCGATGATGCTCGCCTGGTCAATGTATCGAGCGTGTATGGGTTGGTTGCTCCGGCGGGGCAGGCAGCGTATGCAGCGAGCAAATTCGCAGTGCGCGGTTTCTCCGAGGCGCTGCGCCACGAACTGGCGCATACGTCGGTTGGCGTCACCGTCGTTATTCCGGCTGGCGTGGCGACGTCCATTTCCCGACATGCGCGCCGCCCTGCAACACTTTCGGACGAGGAATTCGCGCAGGGGATGGCGCGAGCGCGGAGATTGTTGAAACTCCCGCCGGAGATCGCGGGTGAAACTATCGTCCGGGGCATTGAAGAACGAAAGGCGCGGGTGCTGATCGGCGCCGACGCTCGATTGATCGATCTGCTTGTGCGCATTGCGCCGGTGTCGTACTGGAGGATCATGCAACTCGTGATGCGACGATGA
- a CDS encoding flavin-containing monooxygenase yields the protein MSVPSATHVDVIIVGAGLSGICAAYYIQTYCPSRTFTILESRDAIGGTWDLFRYPGVRSDSDMHTLGYSFRPWRGLKSMADGPSILRYIEETAREYGIYRKIHFGHRVLRAAWSSVDARWSVDAVRVSDGTTVRFTCTFLFMCTGYYNYDQGYTPDWPGVERFQGWIVHPQHWPNNLDYAGKRIVLIGSGATAVTLAPALAQHAAHVTILQRSPTYVVALPAEDPVMRRLYRTFPAHIAYPLARWWSIGVGIYFYTLARRLPDATRRNILKQIRAHLGPDFDVETHFNPRYNPWDQRLCVAPDGDLFQAIRSGRVSIVTDQIETFTETGVRLSSGAGLSADIIVTATGLALKLMGGAQIVVDGVPVDLGRTVTYKGAMFSNIPNLALAFGYTNASWTLKCELIARFVCRLLNHMERHGYVQCTPRLPDPAQAKEPAVTLTSGYIQRAIDTIPRQTARAPWKAYQNYLRDVLCLRFGRLHDGVMEFVRPGYPRMQMVREER from the coding sequence ATGTCTGTACCATCCGCCACTCACGTTGATGTCATTATCGTTGGGGCTGGTCTCTCCGGCATTTGCGCTGCGTACTACATCCAGACGTATTGTCCGTCACGAACCTTCACCATCCTTGAGAGCCGTGACGCCATCGGCGGCACGTGGGACCTCTTTCGCTATCCGGGTGTCCGTTCGGACTCGGATATGCATACGCTTGGCTATAGTTTTCGTCCCTGGCGCGGGCTGAAGTCGATGGCGGACGGTCCATCGATCCTGCGCTACATTGAGGAGACGGCGCGTGAATACGGGATCTATCGAAAGATCCATTTCGGGCATCGCGTTCTCCGCGCTGCCTGGTCGTCCGTCGATGCGCGTTGGAGCGTGGATGCTGTGCGTGTGTCGGATGGAACGACGGTCCGGTTCACCTGCACCTTCCTCTTTATGTGTACCGGCTACTACAACTATGATCAGGGCTACACGCCAGACTGGCCGGGGGTCGAACGTTTTCAGGGATGGATCGTTCACCCCCAACACTGGCCCAACAACCTCGATTATGCCGGAAAGCGCATTGTGCTGATTGGGAGCGGTGCAACAGCGGTGACGCTGGCGCCGGCGCTGGCGCAGCACGCGGCACACGTGACCATTCTCCAGCGATCACCGACCTATGTCGTCGCATTACCGGCGGAGGACCCGGTGATGCGACGACTCTACCGGACCTTCCCCGCGCACATTGCTTATCCGCTGGCGCGCTGGTGGTCAATCGGGGTTGGCATCTACTTCTACACCCTGGCGCGCCGCCTGCCCGATGCCACCCGGCGCAACATTCTCAAACAGATACGGGCACACCTGGGACCCGATTTCGACGTCGAAACCCACTTCAATCCGCGCTACAACCCGTGGGATCAGCGGCTGTGCGTGGCGCCGGATGGTGACCTGTTTCAGGCGATCAGGTCTGGCAGGGTATCGATTGTCACCGATCAGATCGAGACGTTTACCGAAACCGGGGTTCGACTCTCTTCCGGCGCCGGACTCAGTGCCGACATTATTGTGACGGCTACCGGTCTTGCGCTGAAACTGATGGGCGGGGCGCAGATCGTCGTCGATGGCGTTCCGGTCGATCTGGGAAGAACGGTGACGTACAAAGGCGCGATGTTCAGCAATATACCCAACCTGGCGCTGGCATTCGGCTATACCAACGCCTCCTGGACATTGAAGTGCGAACTGATAGCGCGCTTCGTTTGCCGCCTGTTGAACCATATGGAACGTCACGGGTATGTTCAGTGCACGCCGCGACTGCCCGATCCCGCGCAGGCGAAGGAACCGGCGGTGACGCTTACGTCTGGCTACATTCAGCGCGCAATCGATACCATCCCTCGTCAGACTGCACGTGCGCCCTGGAAGGCATACCAGAACTATCTCCGCGATGTTCTGTGTCTGCGTTTCGGTCGGCTTCACGACGGAGTGATGGAATTCGTCCGACCGGGCTATCCCCGCATGCAGATGGTTCGGGAGGAACGGTAG